The Kineothrix sp. IPX-CK genomic interval TATGCCAGCGAATCCGCACCTATCACTTCACTGATATCTTCTATGGAGCGGCTATAAGCAATCAACTGCTCTCTGGCCGGTACATCCGTTCCAAAGTAGCAGGGCCATAAAAAGGGCGGCGAGCTCACCCGCATATGCACCTCTTTCGCTCCTGCATCCCTTAGCATGCGCACGATCCGGTCGGAGGTCGTTCCACGGACAATGGAATCATCAATCATGATGACCCGCTTTCCGGAAACCGCTTCCTTCAAAGCGTTCAGCTTAACCTGCACACTGCTTTCCCGGTTTTTCTGCTTAGGCTTAATAAACGTACGGCCGACGTAGGAATTCTTAACGAATGCCTGTCCGTAAGGGATACCCGATTGCAGGGAATACCCCAAAGCAGCACAGTTCCCTGACTCCGGCACCCCTACCACAAGGTCTGCGTCTACCGGAGAATCCATAGCGAGGAATTTGCCCGCCAGTATTCTGGAATTGTATACGCTGACTCCGTCAATGTAACTGTCCGGCCTTGCGAAATAAATATATTCGAAGACGCATCTGGCATGCTCTTTTTCCCCTGCGCACATGCTGGTATCGGACTCGATACCTTTTTCAGGGGAAATCGTGACAACTTCTCCCGGAAGCACATCGCGGATGTACTGTGCTCCTATCGTATCCAGCGCACACGTCTCGGAAGCCAGTACATAAGCGTCGTCTCTCTTTCCGATGCAAAGAGGCCGAAAGCCAAAGGGGTCTCTCGCCCCGATAAGCTTTCTCGGCGACATGATCACCAGAGAATAAGCTCCTTTGATTTTCTGCATAGCCCGCCCTACGGCGGCTTCTACCGTGTCCGTGTTCAAGCGTTCTCTGGCAATATGGTAGGCGATGACCTCCGAATCGATGGTGGTCTGGAAAATAGCGCCGGTATACTCCAGTTCATGCCGAAGCTCGGGCGCATTGATCAGGTTGCCGTTATGGGCTAAGCCTAAGGTTCCCTTCACATAGTTAAGCACTAACGGCTGTGCATTCTCTCTCGTGCTGCTTCCCGCTGTGGAATAACGTACGTGCCCTACGCCGATATCGCCTTTTAGCTTTTCCAGCGTTTCAGGAGTGAAGGATTCGTTTACCAGTCCCATTTCTTTTGCACTCAACACCTTGCCTTTGGGTCCCTTGGTATCGCTGACCGCAATACCGCAGCTCTCCTGTCCTCTGTGCTGGAGCGCCAAAAGCCCGTAATAAATGGCAGACGACACGTCTCCTCCTGCAAAATCATACATACCGAATACGCCGCATTCTTCCTTTAGCTTGTCCGGCTCCTCCATAACGGAGATATTTTCCAAATCCGCTTCTGTCTCTACTTCGCTCAGTCTTTTTAGCATCTCTTTATAACCCCAAACGTTTGAATACTTCGTTGTATGCTTCCTCTACATTCCCCATATCCCTGCGGAAACGGTCCTTGTCCAGCTTTTCGCCTGTGTGAACGTCCCAAAGCCTGCATGTATCCGGCGATGTTTCATCGGCCAGAAGGATTTCTCCATGATAACGGCCGAATTCTATTTTAAAATCTATCAACTTAATATCTGCCTGAAGGAAATATGCTTTCAGCACTTCGTTTACCTTAAACGCGTATTTTTCGATAATTTCGATTTCCTCCCATGTAGCCAGATCCAAAACAACCGCAAAATAGCTGTTGATCAGCGGATCTCCGAGGTCATCGTTCTTATAGCTGAATTCGATGGTCGGCTCTTTGAACGGAGTTCCCTCCGGAACGCCCAGTCTCTTGGAAAAGCTTCCTGCTGCCACATTACGGATAATCACTTCAAGCGGAACGATTTCTACTTTTTTTACCGCCGTTTCCCTATCGCTCAGTTCTTCTACGAAATGAGTCGGTACGCCTTCCTTTTCCAAAAGCTTGAAAACATGGTTCGTCATCTTGTTGTTAATAACGCCTTTTCCTACAATCGTTCCCTTTTTCTCGCCGTTAAAAGCTGTGGCATCGTCCTTATAATCCACGATTACGATATCCGGATCGTTTGTTGCAAACACCTTTTTTGCTTTTCCTTCGTAAAGCTGTTCCAATTTCTTCATTTTTTCCTCCGTTCTGCCGCATCAGGCATAAAAGCACAATATTATTGTATACTAAAATACAAAAATCATCACTATGAAGTATATACCAGTTAATTTTATAAATCAATACCGCCGTCTTTCCCTGCTTCATTTTTTCCATTGTGCCGAAAAAAAAGGGATTATGCAGTAAATTTTCCTATAAATTCCCTAACGCGCTCATTGGGGGCGGTAAAGATTTCCTCCGGAGTTCCCTCCTGCTGTATCAACCCCTGCTCCATGAAGATAATGCGGTCCGACAGCTCTTTGGCAAACTGCATCTCATGAGTCACGATGATCATCGTCATATGCTCCTTCGCCAGCTCCTTAATGACCCTTAGTACCTCCCCGGTAAGCTCCGGGTCTAGCGCCGAGGTTGGCTCATCGAAAAACAGGATCTTAGGCTGCAGCGCCAATGCGCGGGCAATGGAAACCCTCTGCTGCTGCCCTCCGGAAAGCTGATAGGGATACGCATCTTTTTTGTCTTCAAGCCCAAGCTGTTTCAATAGCTTAAGCGCCCGTTCCTCCGCTTCCTTCCTGGAAATCTTGTCCACACTTATGGGCGCATCCGTAATATTCTTCATTACGCTGTAATGAGGAAAGAGATTGAAGCTCTGGAATACCAAGCCGAAATGCTTATGTATCTCCTTAAGCTTTTGCTTCCCAGCGTATACGCATCTTCCGTTTTCCTCCCATGCGGCTGCTTCGCCCATATATTTCAGTTCCCCGCCGTCCATCTTCTCCAGCATAGTCGCACAGCGAAGCAAAGTGGATTTCCCCGAGCCTGAAGGGCCGATAATAGACACCACTTCCCCTTCCTTTACCGACAAAGAAATATCTTCTAGCACCCCCGTACCATCAAATCCTTTTTTCATATGATTGATTTCAAGCAGATTCATTTCCTTTCACCCTCCTTTCTATCTGTAATAGTTCAGCTTCTTCTCCAAATACTCCATGAAGCTGGCAACAATTAAATTGAACAAATAATAGAAAAGTCCCGCTGCCATCAAAGGCATGATGCTCGTCTCCTTGGCCGCGATCTGCTTCGCAATGGTAAACATCTCCGTTTCCGCAAGCACGAACGCAAGAGACGTATCCTTCACAAGCGTAATCGTTTCATTGGTAACCGGCGGCAATATCCGCTTCATTACCTGAGGCAGTATAATTCTAAAAAACGTCTGGGCTTTCGTATAGCCCAATACCTTCGCCGCTTCGTATTGCCCTATCGGCATGGACTCGATACCGGAGCGATAGATTTCCGCAAAATAAGCCGCATAGTTCAGTACGAAAGCAATGATCACCGCCATAAATCGGTAGCCGGAGGATATTTTCAGCCCGAACACATAAAAGGGTGCGAAATATACAACAATCAATTGTAACATCAAAGGAGTGCCTCGCATAACTGATATGTAAAATTTACTGACGCTTTTCAATACTCCGTTTTTGGACATCCTTCCAAAAGAAAGGACAAGCCCTAACGGCAAAGAAAATAACAGCGTCAGAAAAAAGATTTCTACCGTTATTCCCATTCCCTTAAAAAGTTGTGACACGATTGTTGCCAAGCTCATATAATGCCTCCCATTTTCTGCCCTATATATAAAATACCATAAAAACCAAAAAACCGCTGCCGAATATATTGTATTGCAGCGGTTTTTTATAAATGACTTTTGTTACCTCAGGTTACTTTCCTATGCAAATACTCTCCGTCAAACCGAAATCAGAGTATTTTTCCGCAATTTCCATAAAAGTTCCGTCGTCGGCCATTTCTAACAAGGTTTTCTGCACCTTATCCCTAAGCTCCTCATTACCCAGCTTAAATCCGACTCCGTACTGCTCGGAAGCCAGCTGCTCATCGAGAATTACAAAGCTATCGCCCCGGGAGCTGATCTGATAATTCGCTACGCCGATATCGATGGCAAGGGCGTCTATCGCATTCTGCTCCAGATCCATAAAGGCTACGTTGTAGTCACCGTACTGCTGAAGCTCCGCAAAGGTAGCCGCCAGGCCGGAAGCATCTCCCGTCAGCGCTGCAAGGGCTGAGGAATCCTTCTGTACTCCCACTACTTTTCCGGCAAGGTCAGCCTGAGAAGTAATACCGGAGTCTGCAGCCACTACGAACACCTGGCTGTTATCAACATAAGGTACCGACCATGTATAAGCATCTTCCCGTCCCTGAATCGTAAATCCGTTCCAAATACAGTCGATGGAACCGGAGGATAATTCCATATCCTTGGAATCCCAGTCGATGGGCTGCGCTACGAAGGTCCAGCCGTTGCGCTCACATACCTCTTTTGCAAGGTCCAAATCAAAGCCTATGTATTCACCATTCTCATCCATATAACCGTAAGGGGGGAATTCCGCATCGAATCCTACAGTAAAAGTTTTTTCCGAATCGCTTCCGCCGCATGCCGTAAGCACGCCCGCAGCCATAATCGCCGCGCTTAATAGTGCAATCGCCTTTTTCATACTATGTTCTCCTCATCTGTCTCAATTTTATAACAATCGATGGTTGTTTCTAACGCGCTTCACTTTTTCTCAATCGCACTGCATCATGGTCACACTGCATCTTGCTAAACTGTCAGCACGCTGTCATAGTATCATGCCCCGCTTTTACTGTCAAGAACAAAACATTTCCATAAGTTAAATATCGTTGCTATTTATCCGTCAGTGCCATGATTTCCTCAGCATACTGCGGATAACTGTCCGCCATATCCTTTATCGCATTTTGGGCTCCTGCTATGATTACCTCTTTATTATAATCCATACGGCGGCGCAGCGACTGTCTCCGTATGATCAGGTTATGCCGTATTTCCACCATTTCCTTGCTGTCCAGAAGCGCTGCCGTCTGATGAAGCCAGATAGCCGGATCCTTGATCTGGTAGCATTTCAGAATGTTTAACAGCTCCTGCTGGCTGTCCTCGAGCTCAAGCTCCGCCTGTCTGTAGCTTAAGCGTTCTTCCTTCTCCACCTTATATTTCTCCCATAGAGTGTTCATCTCTCTGGCGCTGGATACCTGATATTTCAAATATAAATAATCCAAAAGGTTCGTATTGTTCACATACCGTATCTTTACTCTATTTTGCAGCTGGATAATCCGGTTAATGCCGGCTTCCACTTTCTTAAGCTCCTTAACGGCTTCCGCATGCCGCAGATAAAGAAGGGTTATGACAAGAGCCGCCATGCCTGCTGCCAGCAAAAAGCCCAGCTGGGTATCCATATCCATGGCGTATTGCAATATGAGAAGAGCTGCAAAACATACGATAAATGCCCCGCCGCAGATAATTGCGATTCCCTTGGAATCCGCTATCATGTTCCTCAGCTCGTCTTTTCTATACAGATAAGCATGCTTTTCCCCGTCCAGACGAAACATATCCTGCTTGATGCGATTCTGGTCCTCCTCGGCGGACTCGAGCTTGCGGCAGGCTTCCTCCGCTTCCTTCTCTATCCTTTCCACCTGATGGAACCGCTCATCGCTCATGCGATTCTTTTTTCCCAGATAGACACCCCGCTGGCTCTCCAGCTTATCGATTTTCTCTGCACTGGCCTTAAGCTCCCGCATTTCTTCCTCAGGAAGAGCTTCGATCTCCTCCATATCTTTTAAGTAGGAGGTGACCGTATTGTATTCCATGTTCAGATTCTCAAGCTCCTGCTTCGCATCAGCGATCTGATCCGTAAAGCCCTTGATATATTCCTGTCTCTGTCCGCTGTCATGTACCTGGATCGACTTTCTGTCGTATTCCAGTTCCATCCAGTTCGCCTCTTCGTATTCCTCTGGTCTTACGTCCCTTTTTGCCTTTCGGCCCCAAACCTTCTGAAATAATTTGTTATTCTTGATCAGTCCCATAATTCTCCTTCGCTATTCCGAAACATTTACTCTGTACTGTTCCTTCAACTCACCTGTTATGCGCTCAATTTCCTCATAATAGGATACTGAATTCTTCTCTTCTTTGCAAACTTTTAAGGTAAAAAGCATTCTGCTTTTTTCGGTAGTGTCGAACTGACTCCTGGCCTCCTGAAACAGCTCCTCCACCTTTAAAGACAGTCCATAATCCCCTTCCTGTCCGGCAATAAAATCCACGTATTCCGTCTCGTTCATCTCCATGCGGCTGGCTGCCAGGTATCCCAGATAGGATTCCTCGGCACCGTCGCATTCATATGCCTGTTTAAAGCTTTCTGCCGCCTGTGCGAATTGGAAAAAAAACGCGTAAACCGTACCTCTGTTATGATATACCTTGGCCTTCAGCTCCCTCTCCGATTCCGGGAGCTCTTCCAGCAAAATATCGTAGCTTTTCAGCGCGAGTATATATTTGCCGTTTTGTGCAAAATAATCTGCCCTCACTTTTTTCTTCTCGTACATACTAAGTCCGATTCCGCTTTTTAAGTCCTCTTTTATATGCGCGATTTCTTCCCTCTCGCCATAACCTACGAAGTCCAGAATACATTCTATAAAATCGCTGACGGAACATTCTTCCTTCAGCATGCGTAAAAGGCGCTGTGACAGTTCCTCCAGCCCGCACTCCTTAGCCAGCCAGTCCACCAGCTTCTCGTCCATGATTTCTCTGTCGACCAGATGGATGTTCTGCATGAGACAATAACATAACTCCTCTGCGGAATAGACATTGACGTATGCCTTTTCCATGAAATACGGCGCTTTCGCATATTTTCCTATACAAAGTAATACTTTTCCCAAGGTCCTTCTCCTTCCGCTTTTGTAATTACACCATGTCGAATGTCTTCACCCATTCTCCGCCGGAAGAAGGAAAAAGCTCTCCGAATCCCATATCCTTCACCCTTATGTTCACTTGATTCTCCGAAGTCATCTCCATCGCAATGCGAAGTCTTGTCGTCCGCTTAGGCCTCTCCGGAATCCCCTCCAGCGTCATGTGAATCTCTCGTGCTTCCTTACCGTTAAGGGGGGTGAGAATAATGGATATGTCGCTGCCATCCTCCAATATCACATCATATTCTTTCCCCGCTTCAAACCAGTTGACTCCGGCATCCATAACCGCGAAATAGGAATCCAGCCCCTTTCGCAGCACTTTCATCCCAATGTTTGCCTTAAGCTTATCCAAACCGAGAAAGGCATAATTCTTCCCCGCCTCACTCCATCCCAGCTTCTCCCTTATCCCGTAGCAGGCCCCCTTGCCGTAGAGGTTGTTTCCCATGAACACACGCCTGCCCATACAAAGATATTTGAGCGATTCCGATGCCCAATCCTCTTTGTAGCCGTCTCCGATCAGATAGGCACAGGATATGATCCTATCCTTGCACTTTTCCTTCACAATGTCGAGAAACTGCATATCTAACAGGTGCTTTTCCGTTTCCTCCATCTCAGTTAAGGCTTCCGGCTCCCTGCGCCTCATCTGCTCATACTGCTCGATGTCGATGTACATCACCACCGGCGTAGTCTTCCTGTTGCTGTTAAGGGCATATACTTTCATCCGCCGGTTGTCATAGTCGCACAGCAGCACCTCGTAAGTCCACAGCTCCTCTGGCTGATAAACAGTATAATAATAGAAACTTTCCACATGGCTCTGAAAAAAGATCTTGTCCGTTTTCAAATGCAGATTCGCAGCTACCCTGGAAAACACGTCCACCATCCGCTTATCCAGATCATCTGCGGTAAACATGATTCCCTCTAAATATTCCGGCGGCGCTATCATCCCTAAAGCGGACATGCTCCGCTTAATGAATAAGGTGAGAAGGGCAACCGAATCAAAGCTGTCCCCATCGATTTCCACCGGCTCCCCTTCTCTTGCAAGACTTAGAAGGTCCTTTACCAATACGCCCTCGCCCTCACCGGCGAATTTAAGAGCTTCTCTGCCGTAGAACCATTGGTTTACCCCGTTTTTCTTGCAAAGCACCAAGGGGATATTGAATTGCTCCGTTCCTGTTACCACAGCAAGCGTCTCAGGCTCCTTCGAGTCCGGGAAGCAATAGCTGATTTGCGCATAGGAATCACACAGGTCATATCCGATAGCTATTCTTCTGCTGTTCTTTTTAAGAATTCCTTCTGTTTTCTCCAAAAGCATCATTCATAAAACCCCTATATCCCCGCATATCAGCGCATCTTAAATACCTGCGAGGTCATATACTCCTTCCTGTAATACTCTTCTAACAGACAATCCACCGTATTGTAATCCTGAAGCGTCTTTCCCACTACGATGTCGTTTATCATGCTGAATCTGTCCTCCGCCTCCTCCTGTAAAATATCGCTCTTACTGATGGAAGCGCTTTCCGTAAGCTGCTCCTTGCCATCGCCTTCTTCCGTAATATAATATTGAAGTTTTTCCCCGAAGAATAAGACGAAAGCCTTCACACACACGCCGCCGTACATATCCCGCATTTCTTCTTTTCTATATTCTTTTTCCGTGAACTCTCCTTTTTCCACGATATAGT includes:
- the purF gene encoding amidophosphoribosyltransferase, which codes for MEEPDKLKEECGVFGMYDFAGGDVSSAIYYGLLALQHRGQESCGIAVSDTKGPKGKVLSAKEMGLVNESFTPETLEKLKGDIGVGHVRYSTAGSSTRENAQPLVLNYVKGTLGLAHNGNLINAPELRHELEYTGAIFQTTIDSEVIAYHIARERLNTDTVEAAVGRAMQKIKGAYSLVIMSPRKLIGARDPFGFRPLCIGKRDDAYVLASETCALDTIGAQYIRDVLPGEVVTISPEKGIESDTSMCAGEKEHARCVFEYIYFARPDSYIDGVSVYNSRILAGKFLAMDSPVDADLVVGVPESGNCAALGYSLQSGIPYGQAFVKNSYVGRTFIKPKQKNRESSVQVKLNALKEAVSGKRVIMIDDSIVRGTTSDRIVRMLRDAGAKEVHMRVSSPPFLWPCYFGTDVPAREQLIAYSRSIEDISEVIGADSLAYLKEERLEEMVSGLGICKGCFTGTYPLVPPTEDIRGDYDR
- the purC gene encoding phosphoribosylaminoimidazolesuccinocarboxamide synthase; translated protein: MKKLEQLYEGKAKKVFATNDPDIVIVDYKDDATAFNGEKKGTIVGKGVINNKMTNHVFKLLEKEGVPTHFVEELSDRETAVKKVEIVPLEVIIRNVAAGSFSKRLGVPEGTPFKEPTIEFSYKNDDLGDPLINSYFAVVLDLATWEEIEIIEKYAFKVNEVLKAYFLQADIKLIDFKIEFGRYHGEILLADETSPDTCRLWDVHTGEKLDKDRFRRDMGNVEEAYNEVFKRLGL
- a CDS encoding amino acid ABC transporter permease, whose product is MSLATIVSQLFKGMGITVEIFFLTLLFSLPLGLVLSFGRMSKNGVLKSVSKFYISVMRGTPLMLQLIVVYFAPFYVFGLKISSGYRFMAVIIAFVLNYAAYFAEIYRSGIESMPIGQYEAAKVLGYTKAQTFFRIILPQVMKRILPPVTNETITLVKDTSLAFVLAETEMFTIAKQIAAKETSIMPLMAAGLFYYLFNLIVASFMEYLEKKLNYYR
- a CDS encoding amino acid ABC transporter substrate-binding protein, whose product is MKKAIALLSAAIMAAGVLTACGGSDSEKTFTVGFDAEFPPYGYMDENGEYIGFDLDLAKEVCERNGWTFVAQPIDWDSKDMELSSGSIDCIWNGFTIQGREDAYTWSVPYVDNSQVFVVAADSGITSQADLAGKVVGVQKDSSALAALTGDASGLAATFAELQQYGDYNVAFMDLEQNAIDALAIDIGVANYQISSRGDSFVILDEQLASEQYGVGFKLGNEELRDKVQKTLLEMADDGTFMEIAEKYSDFGLTESICIGK
- a CDS encoding amino acid ABC transporter ATP-binding protein — protein: MNLLEINHMKKGFDGTGVLEDISLSVKEGEVVSIIGPSGSGKSTLLRCATMLEKMDGGELKYMGEAAAWEENGRCVYAGKQKLKEIHKHFGLVFQSFNLFPHYSVMKNITDAPISVDKISRKEAEERALKLLKQLGLEDKKDAYPYQLSGGQQQRVSIARALALQPKILFFDEPTSALDPELTGEVLRVIKELAKEHMTMIIVTHEMQFAKELSDRIIFMEQGLIQQEGTPEEIFTAPNERVREFIGKFTA
- a CDS encoding DUF5716 family protein, whose protein sequence is MMLLEKTEGILKKNSRRIAIGYDLCDSYAQISYCFPDSKEPETLAVVTGTEQFNIPLVLCKKNGVNQWFYGREALKFAGEGEGVLVKDLLSLAREGEPVEIDGDSFDSVALLTLFIKRSMSALGMIAPPEYLEGIMFTADDLDKRMVDVFSRVAANLHLKTDKIFFQSHVESFYYYTVYQPEELWTYEVLLCDYDNRRMKVYALNSNRKTTPVVMYIDIEQYEQMRRREPEALTEMEETEKHLLDMQFLDIVKEKCKDRIISCAYLIGDGYKEDWASESLKYLCMGRRVFMGNNLYGKGACYGIREKLGWSEAGKNYAFLGLDKLKANIGMKVLRKGLDSYFAVMDAGVNWFEAGKEYDVILEDGSDISIILTPLNGKEAREIHMTLEGIPERPKRTTRLRIAMEMTSENQVNIRVKDMGFGELFPSSGGEWVKTFDMV